The Streptomyces sp. NBC_00440 genome contains a region encoding:
- a CDS encoding glycosyltransferase family 4 protein has protein sequence MLPENISLGRRLTVFHLVQPVEGGVARVVTDLVRAQIAEGIRTVVACPPGAGLTWALAGSGAHVRPWPAGRAPGPGLAAETAAAARLIRACRPDVVHAHSSKAGLAARLAVRGRVPTVFQPHAWSFEAVGGGTARLALAWERYAARWAERVLCVSEAERRAGEAAGIAARWAVIRNGVDLGEFSADAGSGAEPGSAAGPLAAGTGPVVVCVGRLCRQKGQDVLLRAWPEILCAVPGARLVLVGDGPDREALARTAPPGVLFAGAVDGPRDWLRAADLVVLPSRWEGMALAPLEAMACGRPVVLTDVNGARESLPPGHDRHGLVPPDDPRALARAVGKLLADAPLREALGREAGAHARANFDVRHTATAVSELYRRLLGLPQSTTRERISR, from the coding sequence GTGCTGCCAGAAAACATTTCCCTCGGACGCCGGCTGACGGTATTTCATCTCGTGCAGCCGGTGGAAGGCGGAGTCGCCCGCGTGGTCACCGACCTGGTGCGGGCGCAAATCGCCGAAGGAATCAGAACAGTTGTGGCCTGTCCCCCCGGCGCCGGTCTGACATGGGCGCTCGCCGGGTCCGGCGCCCATGTCCGTCCCTGGCCGGCCGGGCGGGCGCCGGGGCCGGGGCTGGCCGCAGAGACCGCTGCCGCCGCCCGGCTGATCCGCGCCTGCCGCCCGGACGTGGTGCACGCGCACAGCTCCAAGGCCGGGCTGGCCGCGCGGCTCGCCGTGCGCGGGCGCGTGCCGACGGTCTTCCAGCCGCACGCCTGGTCGTTCGAGGCGGTCGGCGGCGGCACCGCACGGCTCGCGCTGGCCTGGGAGCGGTACGCGGCCCGGTGGGCCGAGCGCGTCCTGTGCGTCAGCGAGGCCGAACGGCGGGCCGGTGAGGCGGCCGGGATCGCCGCCCGCTGGGCAGTGATCCGTAACGGCGTCGACCTCGGCGAGTTCAGCGCCGACGCCGGTTCCGGCGCCGAACCGGGCTCCGCCGCAGGGCCGTTGGCAGCCGGCACCGGCCCTGTCGTCGTCTGTGTCGGCCGGCTCTGCCGGCAGAAGGGGCAGGACGTACTCCTGCGGGCCTGGCCCGAGATTCTCTGTGCGGTGCCCGGGGCCCGGCTCGTACTGGTCGGGGACGGTCCCGACCGGGAGGCGCTGGCCAGGACCGCGCCGCCCGGAGTGCTGTTCGCCGGAGCGGTCGACGGGCCGCGCGACTGGCTGCGGGCCGCCGACCTCGTCGTCCTGCCGTCCCGCTGGGAGGGCATGGCGCTGGCCCCGCTCGAAGCGATGGCCTGCGGGCGGCCCGTCGTCCTCACCGATGTGAACGGCGCCCGGGAGAGCCTGCCGCCGGGCCACGACCGGCACGGGCTCGTCCCGCCGGACGACCCGCGCGCGCTGGCGCGCGCGGTCGGGAAGCTGCTGGCCGACGCCCCGCTGCGGGAGGCGCTCGGCCGCGAGGCCGGAGCCCACGCACGGGCGAACTTCGATGTGCGGCACACGGCCACCGCGGTCTCGGAGCTGTACCGCCGGCTCCTCGGTCTGCCCCAATCCACGACGAGGGAGCGCATCAGCCGATGA
- a CDS encoding exopolysaccharide biosynthesis polyprenyl glycosylphosphotransferase encodes MTMDSAPASRTGHGGGPATAVQRPVPAIHPPRSADGTRPEPVRPAGLRRGRTAAPLIAGDTLALVATGALVPGLRLAPLVLVPLLALHLALHLRGGLYRRRLSPSALLELPALLGHALVLWCTAAACLAAVGPWHVLDWTVLATAVTAQTLTGCAVRGAVHQLVRTVGARRSQSALIVGGGAAAQQISAALYAHPAYGMRPVGLVESGPGTPAEDGPAAGDGSSALPVLATHEEIGRAVIQTTVRHALFVGPGRAAADDQALVRLLGGYGVRLWLVETSGPGYRRVSADHLWGFAVRPLAVPGHRTGRWGKRALDASLACLALLAAAPVMALCALAVRVADGPGVVFRQERIGMDGRVFTLLKFRTLRPADDHESATRWSVARDHRMSGVGNLLRRTSLDELPQLWNVLRGDMSLVGPRPERPYFVTQFSGSHPGYRSRHRMPVGITGLAQVSGLRGDTSIEDRARFDNHYIDSWSLWQDICILARTAGSLFRLGGS; translated from the coding sequence ATGACGATGGACAGCGCACCTGCTTCCCGGACGGGCCACGGCGGTGGCCCCGCCACGGCCGTGCAGCGGCCCGTGCCCGCGATCCACCCGCCGCGGAGCGCGGACGGTACGCGGCCGGAGCCGGTACGGCCTGCGGGGCTGCGGCGGGGTCGCACCGCGGCCCCGCTCATCGCGGGTGACACCCTCGCCCTGGTCGCCACCGGCGCGCTGGTGCCGGGGCTGCGGCTGGCGCCGCTGGTCCTCGTACCGCTGCTCGCGCTGCATCTGGCCCTGCACCTCCGCGGCGGCCTCTACCGGCGCAGGCTCTCCCCATCGGCGCTGCTCGAACTGCCCGCGCTGCTCGGCCATGCGCTGGTCCTGTGGTGCACGGCGGCCGCGTGCCTCGCGGCCGTCGGGCCCTGGCACGTCCTCGACTGGACGGTGCTCGCCACCGCGGTCACCGCGCAGACGCTCACCGGCTGCGCGGTCCGCGGCGCGGTCCACCAGCTGGTGCGTACCGTCGGCGCACGGCGCAGCCAGTCGGCGCTGATCGTCGGCGGTGGCGCCGCCGCCCAGCAGATCAGTGCCGCGCTGTACGCGCACCCGGCGTACGGGATGCGGCCGGTGGGCCTGGTGGAGAGCGGCCCCGGCACCCCTGCCGAGGACGGACCCGCTGCCGGGGACGGGAGTTCCGCACTGCCCGTGCTTGCGACCCATGAGGAGATCGGCCGGGCCGTCATCCAGACCACGGTTCGCCACGCGCTGTTCGTCGGCCCCGGCAGGGCAGCGGCCGACGACCAGGCGCTGGTCCGGCTGCTCGGCGGATACGGCGTGCGGCTGTGGCTCGTCGAGACGTCGGGGCCCGGGTACCGCAGGGTCTCGGCCGACCATCTGTGGGGGTTCGCCGTCCGGCCGCTGGCCGTGCCCGGACACCGTACGGGCCGCTGGGGCAAGCGCGCCCTCGACGCCTCCCTCGCCTGCCTCGCGCTGCTCGCCGCCGCGCCCGTGATGGCGCTGTGCGCGCTGGCCGTACGGGTCGCCGACGGGCCGGGTGTCGTCTTCCGGCAGGAACGGATCGGCATGGACGGACGCGTGTTCACGCTGCTCAAGTTCCGTACGCTGCGCCCGGCCGACGACCACGAGTCGGCGACCCGGTGGAGCGTCGCCAGGGACCACCGGATGAGCGGGGTCGGCAACCTGCTGCGCCGGACCTCGCTCGATGAGCTGCCGCAGCTGTGGAACGTCCTGCGCGGGGACATGAGCCTGGTCGGGCCGCGACCCGAACGCCCCTACTTCGTCACCCAGTTCTCCGGCAGCCACCCCGGCTACCGCTCCAGACACCGGATGCCCGTCGGGATCACCGGGCTCGCCCAGGTCAGCGGATTGCGCGGGGACACCTCCATCGAGGACCGGGCCCGCTTCGACAACCACTACATCGACAGCTGGTCGCTCTGGCAGGACATCTGCATCCTGGCCAGGACCGCCGGCTCGCTCTTCCGGCTGGGGGGCAGCTGA
- a CDS encoding chaplin: MKFKKAAVLAAGVMMALGAAAPAMADAGAEGAAIGSPGVLSGNVIQVPIHVPVNVCGNSINVIALLNPAFGNTCINK; this comes from the coding sequence ATGAAGTTCAAGAAGGCTGCTGTTCTCGCCGCCGGCGTCATGATGGCCCTGGGCGCCGCTGCGCCCGCCATGGCGGACGCGGGCGCGGAGGGTGCGGCCATCGGCTCGCCCGGTGTCCTCTCCGGCAACGTCATCCAGGTTCCGATTCACGTTCCGGTGAACGTCTGCGGCAACAGCATCAACGTCATCGCGCTGCTGAACCCGGCGTTCGGCAACACCTGCATCAACAAGTGA
- a CDS encoding rodlin has translation MIKKAVATAAATLTMAGAGAMMASPAMAVGHDGGTTSLSGNGAQQAFGNSATYGNMSPQIGLIQGSLNKPCIALPAKANLGSLIGVVPISVQDIPVLSSPQTQQCTENSTQAKGDEALSHLLDNIPILSGNGAGNGR, from the coding sequence ATGATCAAGAAGGCTGTGGCCACTGCGGCGGCCACCCTCACGATGGCAGGCGCGGGCGCGATGATGGCGTCGCCGGCCATGGCAGTCGGCCACGACGGCGGCACCACGTCGCTGAGTGGCAACGGAGCCCAGCAGGCGTTCGGCAACTCCGCCACGTACGGCAACATGAGCCCGCAGATCGGCCTCATCCAGGGCTCGCTGAACAAGCCCTGCATCGCCCTGCCGGCCAAGGCCAACCTCGGTTCGCTCATCGGCGTTGTCCCGATCTCCGTCCAGGACATCCCGGTCCTGTCCTCGCCGCAGACCCAGCAGTGCACCGAGAACTCCACCCAGGCCAAGGGTGACGAGGCGCTGTCGCACCTCCTGGACAACATCCCGATCCTCTCGGGCAACGGCGCCGGGAACGGCCGCTGA
- a CDS encoding O-antigen ligase family protein: MTVTVLTPAPVLPRPRTGPPAPPLSGRLARWWPVLPVAAPVVLLAVPFEYGNGSSTSTNISVSDMASAFLVLFCAVRLLRGTGPGSRPLSPAAAVVLGVPVVGLAVATVTAADPVAALPGFVRYLQVFVLVPAAVVLLLRDARDFRFVAGLFVVLALVQGGFGVWQYATRSGASYMGSDIRAVGTFGPTDVMGMATIVAFGMVVATGLALRPPPGAPRWVRPAATAAAVALVLPLAFSFSRGSWIATAVAVLAVVLLAGLRTAVRALTAAVAVAVVLVGGFGVGSQLITERLGSITQVTAAPDQSVTDRYTMWAAAVGMWRDDPATGVGLKGFPAYRDGHASLGLSSGSDTAGAGHAFQRQPLLSPHNMYLLVLSEQGLVGITALAGSWAALLAGGARRLFSARRRSGAAADCGLMAVGLMLWQTVDFLYADIGGPATALTGIVFGLIAWWALTGPEPGAVTRGPALPGAVTPGPASPGAARTPASVRPGAV; the protein is encoded by the coding sequence CTGACCGTGACGGTCCTCACCCCGGCCCCCGTGCTGCCCCGGCCCCGTACCGGACCGCCCGCCCCGCCGCTCTCCGGGCGGCTCGCCCGCTGGTGGCCGGTGCTGCCCGTGGCCGCGCCCGTCGTGCTGCTGGCCGTCCCCTTCGAGTACGGGAACGGGTCGAGCACCTCCACCAACATCTCCGTGTCCGACATGGCTTCGGCGTTCCTGGTGCTGTTCTGCGCGGTACGGCTGCTGCGCGGGACGGGACCGGGGTCGCGTCCGCTGAGCCCGGCCGCCGCTGTCGTGCTGGGCGTTCCGGTGGTGGGGCTGGCCGTCGCCACCGTGACCGCCGCCGACCCGGTGGCCGCGCTCCCCGGCTTCGTGCGCTACCTCCAGGTGTTCGTGCTGGTGCCGGCGGCCGTCGTACTGCTGCTCAGGGACGCCCGCGACTTCCGGTTCGTGGCCGGACTCTTCGTCGTACTCGCCCTGGTCCAGGGCGGGTTCGGCGTCTGGCAGTACGCGACCCGCAGCGGCGCCTCCTACATGGGCTCCGACATCCGGGCCGTCGGCACCTTCGGCCCCACCGACGTCATGGGGATGGCCACCATCGTGGCGTTCGGGATGGTCGTGGCCACCGGGCTCGCGCTGCGACCGCCGCCCGGCGCGCCCCGCTGGGTGCGCCCGGCCGCGACCGCCGCCGCGGTGGCGCTGGTGCTGCCCCTCGCGTTCTCCTTCAGCCGCGGCTCGTGGATCGCCACGGCGGTCGCGGTGCTCGCCGTCGTGCTGCTCGCCGGGTTGCGTACGGCGGTGCGCGCACTGACCGCCGCGGTCGCGGTCGCCGTGGTGCTCGTCGGCGGATTCGGGGTCGGCTCGCAGCTCATCACCGAGCGGCTGGGCTCGATCACCCAGGTCACCGCGGCCCCCGACCAGTCGGTCACCGACCGGTACACGATGTGGGCGGCGGCGGTCGGCATGTGGCGCGACGATCCCGCGACGGGTGTCGGCCTGAAGGGATTCCCCGCCTACCGCGACGGACACGCCTCGCTGGGGCTCTCGTCGGGCTCCGACACGGCGGGCGCGGGCCACGCCTTCCAGCGCCAGCCGCTGCTCTCGCCGCACAACATGTATCTGCTGGTCCTCAGCGAACAGGGCCTCGTCGGGATCACCGCGCTGGCCGGCAGCTGGGCCGCTCTCCTGGCGGGCGGGGCACGCCGCCTCTTCTCCGCGCGCAGACGGAGCGGAGCGGCCGCCGACTGCGGGCTCATGGCGGTGGGTCTGATGCTCTGGCAGACGGTCGACTTCCTGTATGCGGACATCGGCGGCCCCGCCACCGCGCTCACCGGCATCGTCTTCGGCCTCATCGCCTGGTGGGCGCTGACGGGACCGGAGCCCGGCGCCGTCACTCGGGGCCCGGCGCTTCCCGGCGCCGTCACTCCGGGCCCGGCGTCCCCCGGCGCCGCCCGGACGCCCGCCTCCGTACGGCCGGGCGCCGTATGA
- a CDS encoding polysaccharide deacetylase family protein, protein MSADTASRDAAPPAPRSRIQPWILMYHSVADPADDPYGITVSPERLGHQLRRLRRRGLTGVGVGALLRARAEGRGRGLVGLTFDDGYRDFTDHALPLLKLHGCTATLFVLPGRPGGENAWDALGPRKPLLTEDGIRAAAAAGMEIGSHGLYHQDLTELADDELRQETRGSRELLRRITGVAPEGFCYPYGTLDRRTVDAVRDAGYSYGCAIAPGPLAGDHALARTHISHADRGLRLDTKRALHQLHQLRQLRQLRQPAPGGSR, encoded by the coding sequence ATGTCCGCTGATACGGCGTCACGTGACGCCGCTCCGCCCGCGCCCCGGTCCCGTATCCAGCCGTGGATCCTGATGTACCACTCGGTGGCCGACCCGGCCGACGACCCGTACGGCATCACCGTCTCGCCCGAGCGCCTCGGCCACCAGCTGCGCCGGCTCAGACGGCGCGGGCTGACCGGCGTCGGCGTCGGGGCCCTGCTGCGGGCCCGCGCCGAGGGGCGCGGGCGCGGTCTTGTCGGGCTCACCTTCGACGACGGCTACCGCGACTTCACCGACCACGCGCTGCCGCTGCTGAAGCTCCACGGGTGCACGGCCACCCTGTTCGTGCTGCCCGGCAGGCCGGGCGGCGAGAACGCCTGGGACGCGCTCGGCCCGCGCAAGCCGCTCCTCACCGAGGACGGCATCCGGGCCGCCGCCGCGGCCGGCATGGAGATCGGCTCGCACGGCCTGTACCACCAGGACCTCACCGAGCTGGCCGACGACGAGCTGCGCCAGGAGACCCGGGGGAGCCGCGAGCTGCTCCGCCGGATCACCGGGGTCGCACCGGAGGGCTTCTGCTACCCGTACGGCACCCTCGACCGGCGGACCGTCGACGCCGTGCGCGACGCCGGATACTCCTACGGCTGTGCCATCGCCCCCGGGCCGCTCGCCGGCGACCACGCGCTGGCCCGCACCCACATCAGCCACGCCGACCGGGGCCTGCGGCTGGACACCAAACGGGCGCTGCACCAGCTGCACCAGCTGCGTCAATTGCGCCAACTGCGGCAGCCGGCGCCCGGAGGCAGCCGGTGA
- a CDS encoding lipopolysaccharide biosynthesis protein, translating into MPDSPSEEHRAIPRTIGRAVRRRAAALPRWWPLPLCALVGVVGSASYGALAAPDYAATSYVVAAPAKGSDPATALGFAQAYGRISTSASTLAAAQPAAGVPARTLGRHVRTETSPESPMIGITGSATRPGTAAHIANAVAGALTAGANGASDSTGVRLVLFSKAVPPSAAVSPSLPVGIAVGGCAGGLVGALALLVRPRRKQGNTGTAVPAPAQATGSDALAEPAQQKEHV; encoded by the coding sequence ATGCCTGATTCGCCCAGCGAAGAGCACCGCGCCATCCCCCGCACCATCGGACGGGCCGTCCGCCGCCGCGCTGCCGCGCTGCCGCGCTGGTGGCCGCTGCCGCTGTGCGCACTCGTCGGTGTGGTCGGCAGTGCGTCGTACGGAGCGCTCGCGGCGCCCGACTACGCCGCCACCAGCTATGTCGTCGCCGCGCCCGCCAAGGGCTCAGACCCGGCCACCGCCCTCGGCTTCGCCCAGGCGTACGGCCGTATCTCCACCAGTGCGTCGACCCTCGCCGCGGCGCAGCCGGCCGCGGGCGTCCCGGCACGGACGCTGGGGCGGCACGTCAGGACGGAGACCTCACCCGAGTCCCCGATGATCGGCATCACCGGCAGCGCGACGCGCCCCGGCACGGCCGCCCACATCGCCAACGCGGTGGCCGGAGCGCTCACCGCCGGCGCCAACGGCGCCTCGGACAGCACCGGCGTCCGCCTCGTCCTGTTCTCCAAGGCCGTCCCGCCGTCGGCCGCCGTCTCGCCCTCGTTGCCGGTCGGTATCGCCGTCGGCGGCTGCGCGGGCGGCCTCGTCGGCGCCCTCGCGCTGCTGGTCCGCCCGCGCCGCAAGCAGGGCAACACCGGCACCGCGGTCCCGGCGCCCGCCCAGGCCACCGGGTCCGACGCGCTCGCCGAGCCCGCCCAGCAGAAGGAACACGTCTGA
- a CDS encoding chaplin — MNTAKKAALVLATAGLAAGGAAGSAFADAGAEGAAVGSPGVLSGNLVQVPVHIPVNVCGNTVNVIGLLNPAFGNTCVNR, encoded by the coding sequence ATGAACACTGCCAAGAAGGCAGCTCTCGTCCTTGCCACCGCGGGCCTCGCCGCCGGCGGCGCCGCCGGCTCCGCGTTCGCCGACGCCGGCGCCGAGGGTGCGGCCGTGGGCTCGCCGGGTGTCCTCTCGGGCAACCTGGTCCAGGTCCCCGTCCACATTCCGGTCAACGTCTGCGGCAACACCGTGAACGTCATCGGTCTGCTGAACCCGGCGTTCGGCAACACCTGCGTCAACCGCTGA
- the murJ gene encoding murein biosynthesis integral membrane protein MurJ produces MNETATGTGPRAAARTGVPLPPVAVHTPPVPQQGPPRLGKVLARAAAITAALTVAGSVLGLVRDQSIAHLFGAGSDSDAFLISWTVPEMASTLLIEDAMALVLVPAFSHALARRAAGEHPDPVRSLVSATLPRLLVLLGCTTGLLVLGAPVIVELLAPGLAEPQVAVQCTRLTALTVLSFGVTGYLSAALRAHRSYLPPATIYVAYNVGIIVTMLVLHSLWGVRAAAAGVAAGSVLMVLAQLPAFVRHLAVRPSGGETVLTGQTLLNGKAPLTGVVPAARPALLGLGVLAPVLIFTVCRQSQVLVERFLAASLPAGSISHLNYAQKVAQVPMMLSLMICTVTFPVVAKAVADGEGDQARRRVERDLALAGVVVLAGTAVVVAYAPQIIEVLFQRGAFSAADTATTASIMRVYALGLLGQCLVGALGRPFFSTVRPTWFPAAAMAAGLLVNGVAGALAVGPWGVYGITASNALGITVTAVLLLRGLGSRVVSIHVRGVALTLARLSAAAVAACAVGLFAAPLIPGAVASLAAGCLLVPGVFAAAALALRAPEIVGLLDLTKRRFRHVR; encoded by the coding sequence ATGAACGAGACGGCCACCGGCACCGGCCCGCGCGCCGCGGCCCGTACCGGAGTGCCGCTGCCGCCCGTCGCGGTCCACACGCCGCCCGTGCCGCAGCAGGGGCCGCCACGGCTCGGGAAGGTACTGGCCAGGGCCGCCGCGATCACCGCGGCGCTGACCGTCGCCGGGTCGGTGCTCGGTCTGGTCCGGGACCAGAGCATCGCGCACCTCTTCGGCGCGGGCAGCGACAGCGACGCCTTCCTGATCTCCTGGACCGTGCCGGAGATGGCGTCCACGCTGCTCATCGAGGACGCGATGGCGCTGGTGCTCGTACCGGCCTTCAGTCACGCGCTGGCCCGCCGCGCCGCGGGGGAGCACCCGGACCCCGTACGGAGTCTGGTCTCGGCCACCCTGCCGCGGCTGCTCGTCCTGCTCGGCTGCACCACCGGGCTCCTCGTGCTGGGCGCCCCGGTGATCGTGGAGCTGCTCGCACCCGGCCTCGCCGAGCCGCAAGTCGCCGTCCAGTGCACGCGGTTGACCGCGCTCACCGTGCTCTCGTTCGGGGTCACCGGCTATCTCAGCGCGGCGCTGCGGGCGCACCGCAGCTATCTGCCGCCCGCCACGATCTATGTCGCGTACAACGTCGGCATCATCGTCACCATGCTGGTGCTGCACTCCCTGTGGGGGGTGCGCGCCGCCGCGGCCGGGGTCGCCGCGGGCAGCGTCCTGATGGTGCTGGCCCAACTGCCCGCCTTCGTCAGGCACCTGGCCGTACGGCCGTCCGGCGGCGAAACCGTACTCACTGGCCAGACCCTGCTCAACGGCAAGGCTCCGCTCACCGGCGTGGTCCCCGCCGCGCGGCCCGCTCTGCTCGGTCTCGGGGTGCTGGCGCCCGTCCTCATCTTCACCGTCTGCCGTCAGTCCCAGGTCCTCGTCGAGCGGTTCCTGGCCGCTTCGCTGCCCGCCGGGTCCATCTCGCACCTGAACTACGCGCAGAAGGTCGCGCAGGTGCCGATGATGCTGTCGCTGATGATCTGCACGGTCACCTTCCCGGTGGTCGCCAAGGCCGTCGCCGACGGCGAGGGCGACCAGGCGCGGCGCCGGGTCGAACGCGATCTGGCGCTGGCCGGGGTCGTCGTGCTGGCCGGTACGGCGGTCGTCGTCGCCTACGCGCCGCAGATCATCGAAGTCCTCTTCCAGCGCGGTGCGTTCAGCGCAGCCGACACCGCGACCACCGCTTCCATCATGCGGGTCTACGCCCTCGGGCTGCTCGGGCAGTGTCTGGTGGGCGCGCTGGGCAGACCGTTCTTCTCGACGGTGCGCCCCACCTGGTTCCCGGCCGCCGCGATGGCCGCAGGACTCCTCGTCAACGGGGTCGCCGGCGCGCTCGCCGTCGGCCCGTGGGGGGTCTACGGCATCACCGCGTCCAACGCCCTGGGGATCACCGTCACCGCTGTGCTGCTGCTCCGCGGGCTCGGCTCGCGGGTCGTCTCCATCCATGTACGCGGGGTCGCCCTGACGCTCGCCAGGCTGTCCGCCGCAGCCGTCGCCGCCTGCGCGGTGGGCCTGTTCGCCGCACCGCTGATCCCCGGCGCGGTGGCGAGCCTGGCGGCCGGCTGCCTGCTGGTGCCCGGTGTGTTCGCGGCGGCGGCACTGGCGCTGCGCGCCCCCGAAATCGTCGGCCTGCTCGATCTCACCAAGCGAAGGTTCCGCCATGTCCGCTGA
- a CDS encoding rodlin yields the protein MIKKILATAAVTASIVGAGATLAPQALAVGNDNGTTSASGNGAEQAFGNSATKGSQSPQLSLVQGSLNKPCLGVPVKANVGSLIGLIPIAVQDIPVLSSPQNQQCTENSTQAKGDEALSHILDNIPVLSGNGAANRG from the coding sequence GTGATCAAGAAGATTCTGGCCACCGCAGCCGTCACCGCCTCGATCGTCGGCGCCGGCGCGACCCTGGCCCCGCAGGCCCTGGCCGTCGGTAACGACAACGGCACCACCTCCGCCAGCGGCAACGGTGCCGAGCAGGCCTTCGGCAACTCGGCCACCAAGGGCAGCCAGAGCCCGCAGCTCAGCCTGGTCCAGGGCTCGCTGAACAAGCCCTGCCTCGGTGTGCCGGTCAAGGCCAACGTGGGCTCCCTCATCGGCCTCATCCCGATCGCCGTTCAGGACATCCCGGTCCTGTCCTCGCCGCAGAACCAGCAGTGCACCGAGAACTCCACCCAGGCGAAGGGCGACGAGGCCCTGTCGCACATCCTGGACAACATCCCGGTCCTCTCGGGCAACGGTGCGGCGAACCGGGGCTGA
- a CDS encoding glycosyltransferase, with amino-acid sequence MRVLHIITGLGVGGAEQQLRLLLRRLPVECDVVTLTNPGPVADGLRADGVSVTHLGMGGNRDLTALPRLTRLIRRGRYDLVHTHLYRACVYGRIAARLAGVRTTIATEHSLGERYIEGRPLTPSTRALYLRTERLGSATVAVSSTVADRLRRWGIPARRIHVVPNGIDGARFRHDPQVRAATRALLDIPAGDFVVGGVGRLVPGKRFDLLVRAVAALPGVRLVLAGDGPEREPLRALAGRLGAGDRVHFLGECDALPDGPHTGPTVPAVLDAVDVFVSASEEESFGLAVVEALAAGLPVLHAACPALDDLPAEPVPGAVRVPGGAGAFEAALRHQLELGVRRLEPPAVVGHYDIARSAGSLLGVYARAAEAAPAVPRVRPPFVTPVP; translated from the coding sequence GTGAGGGTCCTGCACATCATCACCGGGCTCGGTGTCGGCGGCGCCGAGCAGCAACTGCGGCTGCTGCTGCGCCGGTTGCCCGTCGAGTGCGACGTGGTCACCCTCACCAACCCCGGTCCGGTCGCCGACGGGCTGCGCGCCGACGGGGTCTCCGTCACCCATCTGGGGATGGGCGGCAACCGCGACCTCACCGCGCTCCCCCGGCTGACCCGGCTGATCCGGCGCGGCCGGTACGACCTGGTCCACACCCATCTGTACCGCGCCTGTGTGTACGGCAGGATCGCGGCCCGGCTGGCCGGGGTCCGCACCACGATCGCCACCGAACACTCGCTGGGCGAGCGGTACATCGAGGGCCGCCCGCTCACCCCGTCCACCCGCGCGCTGTATCTGCGCACCGAGCGGCTGGGGTCCGCGACCGTCGCGGTGTCGTCGACCGTCGCCGACCGGCTGCGCCGCTGGGGCATCCCGGCGCGGCGCATCCATGTCGTACCGAACGGCATCGACGGGGCGCGGTTCCGGCACGACCCGCAGGTACGGGCCGCCACCCGGGCCCTGCTCGACATCCCGGCCGGCGACTTCGTGGTGGGCGGTGTCGGCAGGCTGGTGCCGGGCAAGCGGTTCGACCTGCTGGTACGGGCGGTCGCCGCACTGCCCGGGGTCCGGCTGGTGCTGGCCGGGGACGGGCCCGAGCGGGAGCCGCTGCGGGCGCTCGCCGGGCGGCTGGGGGCCGGTGACCGCGTCCACTTCCTCGGCGAGTGCGACGCGCTGCCCGACGGGCCGCACACCGGGCCGACCGTCCCCGCTGTCCTGGACGCGGTGGACGTCTTCGTCTCCGCGTCCGAGGAGGAGTCCTTCGGGCTCGCGGTGGTCGAGGCACTGGCCGCCGGTCTTCCGGTGCTGCACGCCGCCTGCCCCGCGCTCGACGACCTGCCGGCGGAGCCGGTGCCGGGCGCGGTACGGGTGCCGGGCGGCGCCGGGGCGTTCGAGGCGGCGCTCCGTCACCAACTGGAGCTGGGTGTACGGAGGCTGGAGCCGCCTGCGGTGGTCGGCCACTACGACATCGCGCGCAGCGCCGGCAGCCTGCTCGGGGTGTACGCCCGCGCCGCCGAGGCCGCCCCGGCCGTTCCGCGCGTACGCCCTCCGTTCGTGACGCCCGTTCCGTAA